A stretch of the Uranotaenia lowii strain MFRU-FL chromosome 3, ASM2978415v1, whole genome shotgun sequence genome encodes the following:
- the LOC129752567 gene encoding UDP-glucosyltransferase 2-like gives MWLLLVFTILFACDSSRAANILYLNGIPSPSHFIWNRSLMYGLAAKGHNVTALSVDIDDKAPPNVSFIQIEGVYEFMTDSDDIIDYLEMTKFTTYDMLTAFSDFCIGGCLASLNSKGLEQLLAYPDDFKFDLIISDFLQGPCLSPVAQHKFKYPPLVLATGFHGLTLSTSITGAYSYPGSIPNHEYDVPENMNYKQRFMNFLYSHYEELLRTYHTEPTMDGLIRQIMPDIPYVADLDKNARVVLLNSNPVIQYSESAMPNLISVGGMQISSPKELPVDLKTVIESAENGAILFSLGTNVRSDSLGKERIVAIVNAMAKFPQFKFLWKFESDKLPIEIPPNVYIRKWMPQNDILAHPNIKLFITHSGLLSTQEAIWYGVPLIGFPIFADQNKNINYCVQQGVGIRLSIDKLNTKDLAEAIETITSNPS, from the exons ATGTGGCTCTTGCTAGTATTTACGATTTTATTCGCGTGCGATTCCTCTCGGGCGGCAAATATTCTTTACCTCAACGGAATTCCTTCACCGTCGCACTTCATATG GAATCGTTCCCTGATGTACGGTTTGGCGGCCAAAGGTCACAACGTGACGGCTTTGAGTGTCGATATAGACGATAAGGCGCCGCCCAATGTTAGCTTCATACAAATCGAGGGCGTCTACGAGTTTATGACTGATTCTGATGATATAATAGATTACTTGGAAATGACCAAGTTTACAACTTACGACATGCTGACTGCTTTCAGTGATTTTTGTATCGGGGGTTGCTTAGCTTCTTTGAACTCGAAGGGGCTGGAGCAGTTGCTTGCGTACCCGGATGATTTCAAGTTTGATTTGATCATCAGCGACTTCCTACAGGGGCCATGCCTTTCGCCTGTGGCTcaacataaattcaaatatccacCATTGGTTTTGGCTACCGGATTTCATGGACTGACACTTTCCACCTCGATAACCGGAGCTTATTCTTATCCGGGTAGTATCCCGAATCACGAGTACGATGTGCCAGAGAATATGAACTACAAGCAGCGCTTCATGAATTTCTTATACAGCCATTACGAGGAGCTACTACGAACCTATCACACAGAACCGACCATGGATGGTTTGATTCGTCAGATTATGCCAGATATTCCTTATGTTGCAGATTTGGACAAAAATGCTCGAGTAGTTCTTTTGAACTCCAATCCCGTAATTCAGTACTCTGAATCAGCCATGCCCAATCTGATCTCCGTAGGAGGAATGCAAATAAGCTCCCCGAAAGAACTTCCGGTAGATTTGAAAACGGTAATCGAGAGCGCCGAAAATGGCGCCATCCTGTTTTCTCTAGGGACAAACGTTCGAAGTGATTCTCTCGGAAAAGAACGAATCGTCGCCATTGTCAATGCGATGGCCAAATTTCCCCAGTTCAAATTTCTTTGGAAGTTCGAATCGGATAAACTTCCGATCGAAATCCCGCCAAACGTCTATATCCGGAAGTGGATGCCTCAAAATGATATCCTCGCACACCCGAACATAAAACTGTTCATCACCCACAGTGGACTTTTGAGCACCCAAGAAGCGATTTGGTATGGGGTCCCTCTGATAGGGTTCCCAATCTTTGCGGATCAGAACAAAAACATTAACTACTGTGTCCAACAGGGAGTTGGAATAAGATTATCCATCGACAAGCTCAATACCAAAGATCTAGCCGAGGCCATCGAAACCATTACCTCGAATCCATCGTAA
- the LOC129756835 gene encoding uncharacterized protein LOC129756835 — protein sequence MKLVPFVWRCRVTAVQGSHHRAAAGVFAAAKHPQSAWVWPYRFAATGGVQLHDQLRICCLIKPLRPAHLPSPRATIGPGCKIRQDFLECLESEALTFSKDDLECGQKLQEQHQKQAPFVWSAEWLQCKEANIELLQECLPWRISWGNWTSPSS from the exons ATGAAACTGGTTCCGTTTGTTTGGAGATGCAGAGTGACTGCAGTGCAAGGAAGCCATCATCGAGCTGCTGCAGGAGTGTTTGCCGCAGCAAAACACCCCCAATCAGCTTGGGTTTGGCCTTATCGGTTTGCAGCTACCGGGGGAGTTCAACTACACGATCAACTGCGCATTTGCTGCTTGATCAAGCCTTTGAG GCCAGCCCATCTCCCCAGCCCAAGAGCGACTATCGGCCCCGGCTGTAAAATCCGTCAGGATTTTCTCGAGTGTTTGGAAAGCGAAGCACTAACATTTTCGAAAGATGACCTTGAATGTGGTCAGAAACTACAGGAGCAGCATCAAAAACAGGCTCCGTTTGTTTGGAGCGCAGAGTGGCTGCAGTGCAAGGAAGCTAACATCGAGTTGCTGCAGGAGTGTTTGCCTTGGAG gatcTCTTGGGGGAACTGGACATCACCAAGCAGCTGA